The following proteins come from a genomic window of Candidatus Saccharibacteria bacterium oral taxon 488:
- a CDS encoding GNAT family N-acetyltransferase produces MTIRPFHPKDRAAIDKLAIKLHAHFAQVDDTAESLPFASPRDAHGYMQRMIDDSEDMDGAIYVAEENGQVVGFIQGVIIDHQPGQDAVFDAVHAPRKDGWIGLLYVEPEQRGSGIGRALLDEMKRYFQSKNCDTLRLKVLSGNQRAIAFYEKYGFTAREIEMITKLQ; encoded by the coding sequence ATGACAATCCGCCCCTTCCACCCCAAAGACCGCGCCGCAATCGACAAGCTGGCGATTAAACTACACGCGCATTTTGCGCAGGTTGACGACACAGCGGAATCGCTGCCGTTCGCTAGCCCGCGAGACGCGCACGGCTACATGCAGCGGATGATTGACGATAGCGAGGATATGGACGGCGCGATATATGTTGCCGAGGAGAATGGCCAGGTGGTCGGTTTTATTCAGGGCGTGATTATTGATCATCAGCCTGGTCAGGACGCCGTGTTCGATGCGGTGCATGCGCCGCGAAAAGACGGCTGGATCGGACTGCTCTATGTCGAGCCAGAACAGCGAGGCAGCGGTATCGGGCGAGCCTTGCTGGATGAAATGAAGCGCTATTTTCAGAGTAAAAATTGCGATACGCTGCGGCTAAAAGTGCTGAGCGGCAACCAGCGCGCCATAGCGTTCTATGAAAAATATGGCTTTACTGCTCGTGAAATAGAAATGATAACAAAACTGCAGTAG
- a CDS encoding helix-turn-helix transcriptional regulator, translated as MAVPRVRRLFGKRVRELRKKSGFSQEQLADKAGLHRTYIGAIERGEQNISVDNIDRIAKALKVSIPTLFT; from the coding sequence ATGGCGGTCCCTAGGGTCAGACGATTATTCGGAAAACGTGTTCGTGAGCTTCGCAAGAAGAGCGGTTTTTCGCAGGAGCAACTAGCAGATAAAGCCGGGCTTCATCGAACGTATATAGGGGCAATAGAACGTGGCGAACAAAATATTTCAGTCGATAATATTGACAGGATAGCCAAAGCGCTAAAAGTCTCCATCCCCACCTTATTTACATAA
- a CDS encoding DUF4325 domain-containing protein: protein MLVVLRRIHLKTCQQQYTTGRFVLSNRIKISVSDFTTLPGARYKSDGDGSAEEFFDSYIKQHLNDKELILIDFDNTWGYASSFLSELALEISQQCKQDGLDVREKIKIKSDDEPGLTERFWGYIDESIDINN, encoded by the coding sequence ATATTGGTAGTATTGAGAAGGATTCATCTGAAAACCTGTCAGCAACAATATACTACTGGGAGGTTTGTGTTGAGTAACAGAATAAAAATAAGCGTTAGCGACTTCACAACCCTACCGGGCGCCAGATATAAAAGCGACGGTGACGGTTCTGCTGAGGAGTTTTTTGATAGTTATATTAAACAACACCTCAATGATAAAGAACTTATACTTATTGATTTCGACAATACTTGGGGGTACGCATCTTCATTTCTATCAGAGCTTGCATTAGAGATATCACAACAGTGCAAACAGGACGGTCTGGATGTACGAGAAAAGATAAAAATCAAAAGCGATGACGAGCCTGGATTAACGGAGAGGTTCTGGGGCTATATTGATGAAAGTATCGATATCAACAATTAA
- a CDS encoding CHAP domain-containing protein, with protein MINSPVSIFGVGSSFRPKRILTLIIAIIGFILLMPMVAIFSLGLPALSFLANAPSAKAAEERGFYNGGAMPDNTYAWGNCTWWSYAMRKWAGSPIPNNWGNANTWDDYARRDGYIVNHTPAAGAIFQTDAGGYGYGHVAYVIAVNQISGEWKISEMNAKGLNVVSQRTFTKEAASSYNFIHNKLGVQQWNPQPITLSPPYGLGR; from the coding sequence ATGATAAATAGCCCCGTTTCAATATTTGGAGTTGGTAGTAGTTTTCGACCCAAGAGAATTCTCACGCTCATCATAGCGATTATTGGTTTTATCCTGCTAATGCCAATGGTTGCTATCTTTTCTCTTGGCCTTCCGGCGCTGAGTTTCCTAGCGAATGCACCGAGTGCAAAGGCGGCTGAAGAGCGCGGATTTTATAATGGTGGGGCAATGCCTGACAATACCTACGCCTGGGGCAATTGTACCTGGTGGTCGTACGCCATGCGTAAATGGGCCGGTAGTCCAATTCCAAACAACTGGGGTAATGCAAATACATGGGACGACTATGCACGACGTGATGGTTATATAGTTAATCATACACCTGCGGCTGGTGCAATATTCCAAACTGATGCCGGTGGTTACGGCTACGGGCACGTAGCCTATGTTATAGCGGTCAATCAAATCAGTGGCGAATGGAAAATTTCTGAGATGAATGCTAAAGGGCTCAATGTTGTTTCTCAGCGCACTTTCACAAAAGAAGCTGCCAGCTCGTACAATTTTATACATAACAAACTAGGAGTGCAGCAGTGGAACCCACAGCCGATTACGTTGTCACCACCTTATGGGTTGGGTCGATAG
- a CDS encoding DUF87 domain-containing protein, producing the protein MEQNMMIKDGKLSINPKQLASSLYAPILRRKQQRAARKKELDIMFGEQDMLDTLSYAGLEENVDHLCIDGTYIRTLYISGYPFVASSDWMDSLINFNHNIDISYHLHEVNAHLALPKLNRKITELESTRRAMIREGRIIGSEIIDPLESAIDLRDKIQRGQEKLFQMAIYVAIRAESKEELDKTTKLLEANLSTRLFYSKVARYQQLEALQSILPRAEDQLAQKRNLDSSSAALAFPFMSSELVQESGILYGINKSNNSLVILDRFSLHNANSITFAQSGAGKSYATKVEILRQLMQGTRVIVIDPEREYRRLTDSVDGTYIKLSAKSKQKINPFDLATTCHEVEALSEHAQDLMDIISLMAEGLTAREKAATDKAIIKVYRQTKKQQPLLEDLYAELRKLGQLKLCEKLEKYISGSLADVFNAQTNVKLDNRLVIFDIKDLPENLRQIMMLIISNFVKNQVMAKPEKRLLVIDEGWILLQHEESARFVAGLVRRARKYYLGVSIISQQANDFLKSEYGRAIASQSALRILMRQDTTTIKGVVNEFNLSEYEQSFLLTCERGDALLIADQNHVAVKIVAADKEHPLITTDPRELYS; encoded by the coding sequence ATGGAGCAAAATATGATGATCAAGGACGGTAAGCTCTCAATAAATCCTAAGCAACTCGCGAGTTCGCTATATGCGCCTATCTTACGTCGTAAGCAGCAAAGAGCCGCTCGAAAAAAGGAGCTAGATATTATGTTCGGCGAGCAGGACATGCTTGATACGCTATCGTATGCTGGGCTAGAGGAGAATGTTGACCACCTTTGCATTGATGGCACATACATCCGTACATTGTATATTTCAGGCTATCCATTTGTAGCCAGTTCCGACTGGATGGATAGCCTGATTAACTTTAATCACAACATTGACATCAGCTACCACCTGCACGAGGTTAATGCGCATTTGGCGCTACCAAAACTAAACCGTAAAATTACAGAGCTAGAGTCGACACGCCGTGCTATGATACGTGAAGGACGAATTATTGGCTCGGAAATAATAGACCCCCTTGAGTCGGCGATTGATCTTCGTGATAAGATTCAGCGTGGTCAGGAAAAGTTATTCCAGATGGCAATTTATGTAGCAATTCGTGCTGAGAGCAAAGAAGAATTAGACAAAACGACAAAGCTCCTAGAGGCAAATTTATCAACTCGCTTATTTTATTCCAAAGTTGCGCGCTACCAGCAGCTTGAAGCATTGCAGTCGATTTTACCGCGTGCAGAAGATCAACTGGCTCAAAAACGTAATCTTGACAGTTCAAGTGCGGCTTTAGCTTTTCCGTTTATGTCTTCAGAGTTAGTGCAGGAATCTGGTATCCTTTACGGGATTAATAAGTCAAACAACTCACTCGTCATTCTAGACCGGTTTAGCCTGCATAATGCAAATTCAATCACCTTTGCTCAGTCCGGTGCCGGCAAGAGCTACGCTACCAAAGTCGAGATTTTACGACAACTCATGCAGGGAACTCGTGTTATCGTAATTGATCCGGAGCGTGAATACAGGCGACTAACCGACTCTGTGGACGGTACGTATATCAAGCTATCGGCCAAAAGCAAGCAAAAAATCAATCCTTTTGACTTGGCCACGACATGTCATGAAGTGGAAGCTTTATCTGAGCACGCACAAGATCTTATGGATATCATTAGTCTCATGGCCGAAGGTTTAACGGCACGCGAAAAGGCAGCTACCGATAAAGCAATCATTAAGGTATATCGACAGACTAAAAAGCAGCAGCCATTACTTGAGGATTTATATGCTGAGCTACGAAAACTGGGACAGCTAAAGTTGTGTGAGAAGTTAGAAAAATACATCTCTGGATCATTGGCGGATGTATTCAATGCGCAAACCAATGTTAAACTTGATAACCGCCTCGTTATCTTTGACATAAAAGATCTTCCAGAAAATTTGCGCCAGATTATGATGCTAATCATATCTAACTTTGTAAAGAATCAGGTTATGGCAAAACCTGAAAAGCGCCTGCTGGTTATTGATGAGGGCTGGATTTTACTGCAGCACGAGGAGTCTGCGCGATTTGTGGCAGGATTGGTGCGTCGAGCGCGTAAATATTACTTGGGGGTTTCGATTATCTCTCAGCAAGCAAACGATTTTCTAAAAAGTGAGTATGGCAGGGCGATCGCTTCACAAAGTGCCTTACGCATCTTAATGAGACAAGATACAACTACTATCAAAGGCGTTGTTAACGAGTTTAATCTCAGTGAGTACGAGCAAAGCTTTTTACTAACATGTGAGCGTGGCGATGCGCTGCTCATTGCTGACCAGAATCATGTTGCTGTTAAAATTGTCGCAGCGGACAAAGAGCACCCGCTTATCACGACCGATCCACGGGAGCTGTATTCATGA
- a CDS encoding helix-turn-helix transcriptional regulator encodes MAKCMRKISSDILSSILFRKWTFSIVQSLGGDTRRYSELHRSLPDITQKVLTEHLRALERAGIVRRFFYPTIPPRVEYQLTDMGLELLELAKHISVWCDSHYSEVRKHQKEYDRKDRHVEFSS; translated from the coding sequence ATGGCAAAGTGTATGAGAAAAATATCGTCCGACATACTATCAAGCATTCTATTTCGTAAATGGACATTTTCGATCGTTCAATCACTTGGTGGTGACACAAGGCGATACTCAGAGTTACACCGCTCTCTTCCGGATATTACTCAAAAAGTTTTAACTGAGCATTTAAGAGCCCTTGAGCGCGCCGGCATCGTCCGGCGCTTTTTCTATCCAACAATTCCGCCGCGAGTTGAGTATCAATTAACAGACATGGGCCTTGAGCTATTGGAACTCGCGAAGCATATCTCGGTATGGTGTGATTCTCACTATAGCGAGGTGCGTAAACATCAAAAGGAATATGACAGAAAAGATCGTCACGTAGAGTTTAGCTCATAG
- a CDS encoding ABC transporter permease, with protein MIKLTDVGVLAFTKLRARKLRTFLTVLLASMLFGVLITASLVTHGLFQGIDSFRKEGLTGRYIVSVMNAPSDTSEFSKTMRDSKLIAEAKKRYEVLVAQKTAEAKRLGLGYSYVNDQPPYSQDAAGVTRLSFNDQNGIVAQLLKEKYSTTPAFDEVKLSQLAKQYGAIKTFTEESYAIKKRSSLSPLIDGKEVFHDSSNEAEVNTHYVKPPINTSGITLAPPETTKGIVLPDNAGWRPDGSSLPVILPQNVIEQLLKLEKLPASASAAEKFERLKIIRNNITNLSFKMCYRNSVSQSLIQKTLQQKKEIVANQSNKNYQKPSLLYTLPDPTKCENATITHDSRTAEERKRAVNQRLFDAKFGKETVAISKFITFKVVGMSPRSEVLNPEQEQQREKSRTTNDILAEMLRTEGIGQAIPRTLYNQLPNKTNYADLLTYEPLYLMGNEDNKRRFVEFASASDAQKFIDEQGCTVQYDNSCKPIGRPYQASLAFSNSAALDNMQNMFKKWSVYVMIGVVTLAALIMWITIGRTIVDGRHETAVFRAIGFKRIDIVLVYMLYAIILSTLVAVFAGIIGFTGAYILDNQFAPQLTAQAQYGFGAISSNNSIRLVGIDLQQILFILLACILTGLLSVVPPLVRNIRRSPISDMRES; from the coding sequence ATGATCAAGCTAACTGACGTTGGAGTATTGGCTTTCACGAAGCTCCGTGCTCGTAAATTACGGACGTTCCTTACTGTTTTATTGGCAAGTATGTTGTTTGGTGTTTTAATTACTGCTTCGCTCGTTACTCATGGGTTATTTCAGGGCATTGACTCATTTCGTAAAGAAGGATTAACAGGTCGGTATATTGTGAGTGTGATGAATGCGCCATCCGACACGAGTGAATTCTCCAAAACGATGCGCGATTCCAAGCTGATCGCTGAAGCAAAAAAGCGCTATGAGGTGCTGGTCGCGCAAAAAACTGCCGAAGCGAAACGACTTGGCTTAGGGTATTCTTACGTCAATGATCAACCACCGTATTCACAAGATGCTGCTGGTGTAACGCGATTGTCTTTTAACGACCAAAATGGCATCGTAGCTCAATTGCTAAAAGAAAAATACAGTACCACTCCTGCCTTTGATGAAGTGAAATTGTCTCAGCTTGCCAAACAGTACGGCGCAATTAAAACTTTTACCGAAGAATCGTATGCTATCAAAAAGAGATCGTCATTGTCCCCTCTCATTGATGGCAAGGAGGTGTTTCACGACTCTTCAAACGAAGCAGAAGTGAATACTCATTATGTAAAACCCCCGATTAACACTTCAGGCATAACTCTGGCACCCCCTGAAACGACAAAAGGGATCGTACTGCCTGATAATGCAGGTTGGAGACCTGATGGATCAAGCTTACCAGTTATTCTGCCACAAAATGTTATTGAGCAGCTATTAAAATTAGAGAAATTACCAGCAAGTGCTAGCGCTGCCGAAAAATTTGAACGTCTCAAAATTATCCGTAATAACATTACTAACTTAAGCTTCAAAATGTGCTATCGAAACAGTGTTTCGCAGTCATTGATACAAAAAACGCTACAACAAAAGAAAGAAATTGTCGCTAACCAAAGCAACAAAAATTATCAAAAACCAAGTTTGCTGTATACTCTGCCTGATCCTACGAAATGTGAAAATGCCACCATTACCCATGACTCGCGTACAGCTGAAGAGAGAAAACGGGCAGTGAATCAAAGACTTTTTGATGCAAAATTTGGCAAAGAAACAGTGGCTATTAGCAAATTTATCACTTTCAAGGTGGTTGGAATGTCGCCTAGGAGTGAGGTGCTCAACCCAGAGCAAGAACAACAACGTGAAAAATCCCGCACTACCAACGACATACTTGCTGAGATGCTACGTACAGAGGGAATTGGACAAGCCATACCGCGTACACTATATAACCAGCTACCTAACAAAACTAACTACGCTGACTTATTAACCTACGAGCCCCTCTATCTAATGGGTAATGAGGACAATAAGCGTCGTTTTGTCGAATTTGCTAGCGCCAGTGATGCACAGAAGTTCATCGACGAACAGGGTTGTACAGTTCAATACGATAACTCGTGTAAGCCAATTGGCCGGCCGTACCAAGCTAGCCTAGCATTTAGTAATAGCGCCGCACTAGACAATATGCAAAATATGTTTAAGAAGTGGTCGGTCTACGTTATGATAGGTGTCGTAACGCTGGCGGCACTCATTATGTGGATTACGATCGGCCGTACAATTGTTGATGGCAGACATGAAACAGCAGTATTCCGAGCTATTGGCTTTAAGAGAATTGATATTGTACTCGTATATATGCTTTACGCGATAATTTTATCCACTTTAGTAGCTGTATTTGCTGGTATCATCGGCTTCACGGGTGCATATATACTGGATAATCAATTCGCACCACAACTTACAGCGCAGGCCCAATATGGATTTGGTGCAATTAGCTCAAATAATAGTATACGTCTCGTCGGTATAGATCTACAACAAATACTCTTCATCTTACTAGCGTGTATTCTCACTGGTCTGCTTAGCGTTGTGCCGCCGCTCGTACGTAATATACGTCGCAGCCCAATTAGCGACATGCGAGAATCTTAG
- a CDS encoding ABC transporter ATP-binding protein: protein MIIRPGRGSTDPDSDKSIIIRTTDIVKEYKIGKQKIRAVDSVSLEVNKGEFIALVGVSGSGKSTLLHLLGGLDKATSGEVVVNGQEIRKMSDRRLSQFRNQTIGFVFQSFYLQPFLTLRRNIEVASMPQRMKRAERKQRIEELARQVGLYDRLNHRPRELSGGQIQRAAIARALLNRPAIILADEPTGNLDSANSRDIIQLFQQIRERYGTTVIIATHDTEVAAQADRVITLKDGRLYDQAN, encoded by the coding sequence ATGATTATACGGCCTGGAAGGGGGAGCACGGATCCAGATAGCGATAAATCAATTATCATTAGAACTACGGATATAGTCAAAGAATACAAAATTGGTAAACAAAAAATCAGGGCCGTTGACAGTGTTTCGCTGGAAGTCAATAAAGGCGAATTCATTGCTCTTGTTGGCGTGAGTGGCAGTGGTAAGAGTACCCTACTGCATTTACTGGGCGGATTAGACAAAGCTACCTCTGGTGAGGTTGTCGTCAATGGTCAAGAAATTCGTAAGATGAGTGACCGTCGATTGTCACAATTTCGTAACCAAACCATTGGATTTGTTTTTCAGTCATTTTATTTGCAACCGTTTTTGACATTACGTCGTAATATTGAAGTCGCCTCAATGCCACAACGTATGAAACGTGCGGAGCGTAAACAGCGCATTGAAGAATTAGCACGGCAAGTTGGCTTATATGATCGACTAAATCATCGCCCACGTGAACTTTCGGGTGGGCAGATTCAACGTGCCGCCATTGCTCGGGCGCTGCTTAATAGACCCGCTATCATTCTGGCTGATGAGCCAACTGGCAATCTCGACTCTGCGAATAGTCGTGATATAATCCAACTATTTCAGCAGATTCGAGAACGATATGGTACGACGGTAATTATCGCTACACATGATACTGAAGTCGCAGCTCAGGCCGACCGCGTCATTACGCTAAAGGACGGGAGGCTTTATGATCAAGCTAACTGA
- a CDS encoding response regulator, translating to MAIKTILCVEDDRFIGEMYVRSLQKAGYDVTWVVDGNDGLVMARSQPFDLIILDLMLPEQRGDQILDALRSDDTDLIPESKILIMTNFEQDDATKSAIMNRVDGYLIKADITPRKLIDVVNKMG from the coding sequence ATGGCGATCAAAACAATCTTGTGCGTGGAGGACGACCGCTTTATCGGCGAGATGTATGTGCGCAGCCTGCAAAAAGCCGGCTACGACGTGACCTGGGTGGTCGATGGTAATGACGGGTTGGTCATGGCTCGGAGTCAGCCGTTTGACTTGATCATCCTTGATTTGATGCTGCCTGAACAGCGCGGCGACCAAATTCTAGACGCTCTGCGCTCTGATGACACCGACTTGATTCCAGAGAGCAAAATCCTCATCATGACCAACTTTGAACAGGACGATGCCACCAAATCCGCCATCATGAACCGCGTCGACGGCTACCTCATCAAGGCCGACATCACGCCCCGCAAGCTGATCGACGTCGTCAACAAGATGGGCTAG
- a CDS encoding HAMP domain-containing histidine kinase — MDRRLYARAGIRHVAMIAGGTSICNFRRYHRRMLFACALAGQAAVALIGGVILSVTGVTSWSHPTFWLITGTIFIVGSLFSTMLIIIAGRPLDNILTALIHKRGERTTTPLPNPNAEQYAKTGFKTVLELIYDEPTQPAPPPSPDALLTQALNHTSCGIVVLDPAKRIISANKAAPIATDADGQPYLALDFLNEQSLDAWLSDADARQVSAERTWRHVATTNGAFKKTRFFDIIASYQKDAPGETIIILIDRSAQYLPEEEDLNFISFAAHELRGPITIIRGYLDVLAEELAGRLKGDEPQLLARLTVSANRLSGYINNILNVAKFDRHHLSIHLAEDSLSDIYGSIADDMQLRASTQHRLLNISIPSDLPTVAADRSSISEVISNLIDNAIKYSFEGGTVSVSAEQKGDFIEVSVADNGVGMPPSVVKNLFHKFYRSHRSRETVSGTGIGLYICKAFIESHGGHITARSKENEGSVFSFTVPLYAAVKDKLLEDGQLNRNLIRQGGGWIKNHAMYRG; from the coding sequence ATGGATCGGCGTCTTTACGCCCGGGCGGGGATCCGTCACGTGGCGATGATAGCTGGCGGCACGTCGATCTGTAACTTTCGACGATACCACCGGCGCATGTTGTTCGCTTGTGCACTAGCCGGGCAGGCAGCCGTAGCGCTCATCGGCGGTGTGATTCTCAGTGTCACCGGCGTCACCTCGTGGAGTCACCCGACGTTCTGGCTAATCACTGGCACGATTTTCATTGTCGGCAGCCTTTTTTCGACCATGTTGATCATCATTGCCGGTCGGCCGCTGGATAATATCTTGACCGCCTTGATTCATAAACGCGGCGAGCGCACCACCACGCCTCTACCAAATCCGAACGCCGAGCAATACGCCAAAACCGGCTTCAAGACCGTCCTTGAACTCATCTACGACGAGCCGACTCAACCCGCACCACCGCCAAGCCCCGACGCGCTGCTGACCCAAGCGCTCAATCACACCAGCTGCGGCATCGTTGTCCTCGATCCCGCTAAGCGCATCATCTCCGCCAACAAGGCTGCACCAATTGCCACTGACGCCGACGGCCAGCCGTATCTGGCGCTGGATTTTCTCAACGAGCAGTCGCTCGACGCCTGGCTCAGCGACGCTGACGCCCGCCAAGTCTCCGCCGAGCGCACCTGGCGCCATGTTGCCACCACCAACGGTGCCTTCAAAAAAACTCGCTTCTTTGACATCATCGCCTCCTACCAAAAAGATGCACCCGGCGAAACCATCATCATCCTCATCGACCGCTCAGCCCAGTACCTACCTGAGGAAGAAGACCTCAATTTCATCTCCTTCGCTGCCCACGAACTCCGTGGCCCGATCACCATCATCCGCGGCTATCTCGACGTCCTCGCCGAGGAACTGGCCGGCCGCCTGAAGGGTGACGAACCGCAGCTACTGGCGCGGCTGACGGTCTCCGCCAACCGCTTGTCTGGTTATATCAATAACATTCTCAACGTCGCCAAGTTCGACCGCCACCACCTCAGCATCCACCTTGCCGAGGACTCGCTGTCTGACATCTATGGTTCGATCGCCGACGACATGCAGCTGCGCGCATCGACGCAGCACCGCTTGCTCAACATCAGCATCCCAAGCGACCTACCGACCGTCGCTGCCGACCGCTCCAGTATCAGCGAGGTCATCTCCAACCTCATCGACAACGCCATCAAATACAGTTTCGAGGGCGGCACCGTCTCGGTCAGCGCCGAACAAAAAGGCGACTTTATCGAAGTCTCCGTCGCCGACAACGGCGTCGGCATGCCACCGAGCGTCGTCAAAAATCTATTTCACAAATTCTACCGCTCGCACCGCAGCCGCGAAACTGTCTCGGGCACCGGCATCGGCCTCTACATCTGCAAGGCGTTTATCGAGAGCCATGGTGGCCATATCACCGCTCGCTCCAAGGAAAACGAAGGTTCAGTCTTTTCATTCACCGTGCCACTCTACGCCGCCGTCAAGGATAAACTACTCGAGGACGGACAACTGAATCGCAATCTAATCCGCCAAGGCGGTGGCTGGATAAAAAATCACGCTATGTATCGAGGATAA
- a CDS encoding DUF3048 domain-containing protein encodes MHIKNPRPATAAQKPTVTSAKLEPASPNAPAKKRLFAQWCKKHLWAIVLITASLVIAGIFIVAINSVQHDGGLPFFAAKKKPTKFYSPLTGLEVADEAATKQPVTGVMIENSPDARPQSGLSRAGIVYEAVAEGGITRFLAVYQGAKPGLIGPVRSLRLYYLSWGAQYQASIAHVGGSPNALNTVRSSSYRDIDQFFNGGSYWRASDRRAPHNVYTSGEKLDALNASKGFKESSFTGFKRGDGKPAETPNATTIQLNFSSGTYNTAYAYDKATNTYKRSLAGAPHADREGGQIAPHVVIALEAPVERRVGPDGYEDTVTIGSGKATVFQNGTAATTTWKKDSLTAPLKLLDENGKDVTLNRGQTWIGVFTPGRGSVTWR; translated from the coding sequence ATGCACATCAAGAATCCTCGCCCAGCCACCGCGGCCCAAAAACCGACGGTAACATCAGCTAAACTTGAGCCGGCATCACCAAACGCCCCGGCCAAAAAACGCTTGTTTGCCCAGTGGTGCAAGAAGCACTTGTGGGCGATTGTCCTGATTACCGCTTCGCTGGTTATCGCTGGTATTTTCATCGTCGCTATCAATTCTGTCCAGCACGACGGTGGTCTGCCGTTTTTCGCCGCCAAGAAAAAGCCAACCAAATTCTACTCACCACTCACCGGTCTCGAGGTCGCTGATGAAGCAGCCACCAAGCAGCCCGTCACTGGCGTCATGATCGAGAACAGCCCCGATGCCCGGCCACAGTCCGGCTTATCAAGAGCTGGCATCGTCTACGAGGCGGTTGCCGAGGGCGGCATCACCCGCTTCCTCGCCGTTTATCAGGGTGCCAAGCCCGGCCTCATCGGCCCAGTTCGTAGCCTCCGCCTCTATTACCTCAGCTGGGGCGCACAGTATCAAGCCTCCATCGCCCACGTCGGCGGCAGCCCGAACGCTCTCAACACCGTCCGCAGTAGCAGCTACCGCGACATCGACCAATTCTTTAACGGCGGCAGTTATTGGCGGGCCAGCGACCGCCGCGCTCCGCACAATGTCTATACATCCGGCGAGAAACTTGATGCTCTGAACGCCAGCAAAGGCTTCAAGGAGTCATCATTTACCGGCTTCAAGCGTGGCGATGGCAAGCCAGCCGAAACACCGAACGCCACTACCATCCAGCTCAATTTTAGCAGCGGCACCTACAACACCGCTTACGCCTATGACAAAGCGACCAACACCTACAAACGCTCGCTAGCTGGCGCACCGCACGCCGACCGGGAAGGCGGCCAGATCGCCCCACATGTCGTCATCGCCCTCGAAGCGCCCGTCGAGCGACGCGTTGGGCCGGACGGCTACGAGGACACCGTCACCATTGGCTCGGGCAAGGCCACCGTCTTCCAGAACGGCACCGCCGCCACCACCACCTGGAAGAAAGACAGCCTCACCGCACCGCTCAAACTGCTTGACGAAAACGGCAAAGATGTCACTCTCAATCGCGGCCAAACATGGATCGGCGTCTTTACGCCCGGGCGGGGATCCGTCACGTGGCGATGA